In Kiritimatiellia bacterium, the genomic window TCGGCACGTTTCACTGCTCCGTGCGGCGGGCGGATCGTGTCCTGGCCGGGCGTCGCGGAGATTTTTCGGCCTTCGACTGGGTGACGGTCGTGGCGCGTTGCCAGGAGCCGTATTTCCTGGAGGCCGGCGTGCCGCGCGAGCGGTTGCGCGTCACGCCGCACGGCGTGGATGCGCGCTATTTCTCGCCCGGGCCGCGCGGGGGCGGAGCGGGACGACCGATTCGCGCCCTGCTGGTCGGCGGGACGGAGCGGGACCACGAATTCGCGCGGAGCGTCATGGCCGCCCTGTCGCCGGACACCCTGCGCCTGTTCATCGCGGTCCCGCCCGAGTGCCAGGCCGGCTATCGCGACAGTCCGGGTGTGGAGATTCTTCCCCGAATGGCCGACGACGACTTGCGACGCGCCTACCGGGAGGCCGACCTGCTGTTCATGCCCATGCTCGACAGCACGGCCAACAACGTCCTGCTCGAGGCCATGGCCTGCGGGACGCCGGTGATGACGAATCGCGTCGGGGGTATTCCCGAGTACGTGGACCCCGCCTGTAACGTCCTCATGCCGGGCAAGGACGTGGACCAGTGGGCGGGTAGGCTGGAGGCCTTGGCTGATGACCCCGCAGGGCTGGCCGTCATGCGTCCCGCTGTGCGCGCGTGGGCCGAGCGGTTCGATTGGCCGTCGCTGGCGGGTCACTATGTCCGGTTGTACCAGGATGTGCTGGGGGCGGGATAAAAGGATCCGGAGAGACCCACCCCCGGCCCCTCCCAGGGAGGGGAGATCCGGAAGTCCCCTCCACCGGAGGGGATTCAGGGGTGGGTGGATCGGACGATGCTTCGGGGAGACCCACCCCCGGCCCCTCCCAGGGAGGGGAGATCCGGAAGTCCCCTCCACCGGAGGGGATATAGGGGTGGGTAATCTTACGCCATGAGACGCATCATCCCCTACAATCCCAAGCTCAAGGAACGCGCCCGGCAGCTTCGTCGAAACATGACGCTGGCGGAGATCAAGCTCTGGAAAGCTCTTAAATCCGGGCAGATGCTCGGGCATGATTTTGACCGGCAGCGTCCCCTCGGGGATTACATTGTGGATTTCTTCTGCAAGGATTTATGTCTGGCCATAGAAGTGGACGGATGCAGTCATGACTGCAAGGAGCGCGAGGACGACCGTCGACAGCACGCGCTTGAAGCGCTGGGAGTCCGTTTCCTGCGCTTCTGGGACTCGGAAGTAAAAAACGATCTGGTCGGGGTGTTGCAAAGTATAGAAGAATGGATTCTTGCGCACGGTGGCCAGCGCCAGAGGGCCCACCCCCGGCCCCTCCCAGGGAGGGGAGGTGAGGAAGTCCCCTCCACCGGAGGGGATATAGGGGTGGGTTGAATCGGCGCTAATCCAATGTCATCTCATTCCACAACCACGCCCCTCGTCAGTGTCGTCATGCCCGTGTACAACGGTGCGGCGACGATCCGGGAGTCCATCGAAAGCGTGTTGGCGCAAACCTGCGCGGACTTCGAGTTCATCATCGTGGACGACGCCTCCACGGATGCCTCGGTCGAGGTCATTCAAGCGTTCTCGGGCCGGGTGAAGCTGGTGCGCCGGTCCACAAACTCGGGCATCTGCGAGGTGGCTCGCTCGGAGGGCCTGGCGCTGGCGCGGGGCCGGTACATGGCGCTTATTGACCAGGATGACCTCTGGGCGCCGGCCAAACTGGAGCGGCAGGTCGCCTTCATGGAGGCCCATCCGGAGTTGCCCTTGAGCCACACCGCCGCGTGGGTCATAGACGGCGAGGGGCGCCGAGAGGGGGTCCGGCACGAAGGGGCCATTCCGCCGACGGGCCCCTGTGCCCGCGAGCTGCTGCATCATTGCTTTATCACCGTCAGCACCATCATGGTACGCGGCCGGGTGTGGCTGGACGCCGGCGACGCCAAGGCGTTGAAGGCCGCGAACAGCGATTACCCCTATTACTTCGCGATCCTGCGTACGTATCCCGCCGGGTTCGGTTTCCTGTCCGAGCCGCTGGCTTCGTACCGCCGCTGGCCGCAGGGCATGAGCCGGGGCCGGTGGAAATGGACCCCGGAAGACGTCCCCGCGCTGCTGGATCTTGAACGGAGCGGGCTGTGGGAAGGCCTGGTGTCCCGGCGGGAAATGCGCGGCGCGATCGCGCGGGCCTGCCGGATCAATGCCGAGCACCACTACCACCAGGGCGCGGCCGGACGCGTGGGCTACTTTGCGGTCCAGGGCTGGCGACACCGACCCTTTGACCTGCGGTTCCCTGCGTGGGTGGCGCGCGCGGTACTAAAACGCATGACCCTGAACCCTGAACCCTGAACCCTCTCTCTCCTATCCATAGTGGATTCATGAGCAATCAATCCGATATCCTGATCCTTGGCGGCGGTCCGACCGGCCTGGGGGCGTCGTTGCGCCTTGAAGAAAAAGGCCTCGACTGGCGCCTGCTCGAGGCGGAGCCCCGTTTCGGCGGCCTGGCCTCCTCGTGGGTGGACGAGCAGGGATTCACCTGGGACCTCGGCGGGCATGTCCAGTTCTCCCACTACGAGACCTTCGACCGCTACATGGACCTTGCCCTCGGCCCCGACGGCTGGTACAGCCACGAGCGGGAAAGCTGGGTCTGGATGCAGAATCGATTCATCCCGTACCCGTTCCAGAACAACCTGCACCGCCTCGACCCCGCGGACCGGGAGGCCTGCGTGGAGGGGCTGCGCAAAGCCGCAAGGGAAGAGCGTTCAGGGTTCGGGGTTCAGGATTCAGGTTTCCGCCCTCCGCCCTCCTCCTTCCGGGACTGGATCCTCACGACGTTCGGCGAGGGCATCGCGCGGCTGTTCCTGTTGCCGTACAACTTCAAGGTCTGGGCCACGCCGCCGGAACAGATGGATTACCACTGGATCGGCGAACGGGTGGCCGTTCCCGATTTGAAGGCGGTGATGCGCTCCATCGAGACGGGGCAGGACCAGGTATCCTGGGGCCCGAACCGGACGTTCCGGTTCCCGAAGTACGGCGGTACGGGCGCCGTCTGGGAGGCGCTGGGCCGGCGGTTGCCGCCGGAGCGCGTGACCCTGGGCGCGCGGGTCGCGGCCCTGGATCCGGACCTGCGGCAGGTGACGACGGCGGACGGGCGCGTATGGTCGTACGAGCGGCTGATCTCGACCCTGCCGCTCAACCGCCTGGTCCGGATGGCGCCCGGCGTGGCGGAGGCCGCGGCAGCCGACCGCCTGGTCTTTTCGGGCACACACGTCGTCGGCGTCGGTATGACCGGGAACGTCCCGGAGCACCTCCGGACGAAGTGCTGGATGTACTTCCCCGAGCCGCACAATCCCTACTACCGCGTGACCGTGTTCACCAACTACAGCCCGAACAATGCGCCGCGCCCCGGGGAGCAGTGGTCCCTGATGACCGAAACTTCCGAGAGCGCGACGAAGCCGGTGCGGCGCGAGACGCTGGTCGAGGATACCCTCCGCGCCCTGGTCGAGGACGGCCTGCTTCCGGACCGCACGGCGATTGTATCCACCGCCCACCGGTATCTGCCCCAGGCCTATCCCACGCCGTTCCTCGGCCGCGACGCCGTGGCAGACCCGCTGCTGCGGGCCTTCGAGGCGCGCGGGATCTACAGCCGCGGCCGGTTCGGCGCCTGGAAGTACGAGGTGGCCAACCAGGATCATTGCTTCGCGCAGGGATACGAGTGCGTCGAGCGACTGGCGGCCGACGGCGGCGCGGAATATGAGCCGACGTTGTTCACGCCGGACGTGGTGAATAACCGGCGGAACCCCTAACGGGGCCTACTTCGCGCGGCCGCGCAGGCGCCGTCCCACGGCGCCGGGCACCTGCCGCGCGATGCGGCCCCAGCGCGCCGGGCCGCGATCGGTCCATCGCAGGGTATCGGGCAGCTGGGCCCGGCGCAGGTCTTCGAGCAGCGGTGTGCGGTCGAGCCAATCCTGCTGGACGAAGAACGAGTAGTGGTGCACAAGGGCATCGGGAACCAGAACGGCGTATTTCCGGTGCGCCGCGATCCAGTCGCCCCAGCCGATCTCGTCGAACTCCGGGATGCCGCCCAGCTCCTGCCAGTGGCGGTAGTCGTAGCAGAGGCAGTTGATGCTGAAGCGGAAGGCGAAGCGGCCGTAGGGCCCGCCGCGCGGGATCGCGAGCCCCGCCTCGTTCACGGCCGGAATCCCGGCGCGGCGGAGGCGGTCGTTGGCCTCGCGCAAGTCGAGGAACGCGCGGGTGATCCAGTCGGCGATACGCGGATTGAACCACACGGGGCCGTTGAAGTCGGGGGTGAGCGGCTGGTTGAAGCGACGCGTGTATTCCTCCGCCAACTCCGGGAAGGCGTGCAGCAGGTAAAAGGTCCCGAGTGCGTTGTTGGGGATCACGGGGGTGATCAGCGAGAGCGCGGGATCGTCCCGGTGGGCCTCGTAGGCGGCCAGCAGTTTCTGCGGCCAGTCGGCCGAGACGAAGGTGTCCTCGTCGATCTTGAAGTAGAGCGAGCCGGGATGGCGGCGCACGCAGTCGTTTTGCAGGTTGGAGATCCGCCACCCCCGCCCGCGCGGCCCGGCGATGATATCCCAGGGGATTTCCGGGTGCGCGGTTTGGAGGGCCTCGACGTAGCGGAGGTGGCGGCCGGCGACGCCGTTGAGCAGCAGGACCACGCGGTCGAAAAAGCGGATCGAGCCGCCCCGGACCAGCAGGTCCATGCACAGGCGGAAGCAGTCCAGCCGGTGGCTGGTCAGGATCATGAGGATTTTAGTCATGGAGTGATCAGGGTTCGGTTGTCAGGGTTCAGGATCGCTTTGCGCTGCTAATAAACCGATAGTTTTGTAGTCATCATGATTTCGACTCCCGACATCCTGAACCCTGAACCCTGAACCCTCTTTCTCCTCTCATCGCTTCCCCGCGTTCACGACGTTGGGCGTGGGCAGCGTGACTTCGGGGACGCCCTCGAGCAGCCGGTCCACGACCTCGACGCCCTGCATGACGGAATGGTCCATGTTGGCCGCCTCGTACTTCCAGCCGCCGAACCGGCCGCGGCTGTAGAGGTTCCGCTGCTCCAGGGCCGGAAGCACGTCGTCCAGGATCGCGTCGCGGTCGAGCGTGGGCACGGGATAGCCGAATTCCTCGCGCATGTGAAAGAGGTGCGCGGTCGCCGGGTCGGCCTCCAGCAGGCCGCTTTCGCGCAAGCCGCGAAGGGTCGCCGGGGCCGGGTCGGGATAGTTCATCGGGGCGTCGCCCGGGTGCGAGATTTCGCACAGGAACGAGCAGGTGCGGGTCGGGTCGGGGACGTGCGCGGGCGAGAAGATGGAGAAGGGCGTGACGCGGTAGAAGGCGTGCTGCTCCTCGGGGACATAGATCCAGGTCTTGTCCCGCAGGCTGTCCGGGATGGGGAAGGACGGCGCGGCGCCGACGACGTGGACGTGCGTGTGCCGCAGCTGCCGTGCCCGCCGGGCCAGGGCTGCGTCGCCTACGAGCCCGGCAAGGCGGACGAGGGGCATGGTGGAGATCAGCGCATCGTAGCGTTCCTCCGTGCCGTCCTCGAAGAAGGCGAGTTGCCGATCCGGATCCAGGCGGACCAGGCCGCGGGAAAGGTGCAGCCGGTCGGCCGGGATGCGCGCGGCCAGCGCGTTCCAGATGGCGCCCGTGCCGCCCTCCTTCGGGAACTGGAACGTGTGGTTCGGGCCCCACGACACGTCGTCGCGCCCCTCGGCGATGTTGCGCTCGACGCGGGCCAGGTCGAGGGTCGGCACGCGGTCGCCGATCCACTGGTAGCCCATGTCGCGCGGCTCGGTGGACCAGATTTTCCGGTTGTACGGGATCATGAAGTGCTTCGCGATGCCGCGGCCGAAGCCGGCGAGGATCCAGTCTTCGAAATTGTTGGGAGCGGAAGTGTTCAGTGTTCGGTGTTCGGTGTTCAATTCCCGCAGGCCGGCGAGGCATTCGTCACGCGCGGCGGCGGGCAGGTGCCGGATGTTGTACTGGAAGGGGTAGGGGATGAAGGTCTGGTATTCCCGCACCCAGGAGCGGCGTTCGTGGTGGTAGAAGCCGTCCGGCAGGAGTCCGGCCATCAGCCGGTCAATGTAGTGGTAGTGGGAATGCGCGACGTGTACGGCGAAATCCCAGGTGAAGCCCCGGGCGTCGCGGAAAGACGCGGCCAGGCCGCCGACGTACGGGCGCCGTTCGTAGACGGCGAAGTCGCCGTGCCCCTTTTCCAGCAGCCGGTGGGCCGCGCCGAGCCCGCAGGGGCCGGCCCCGATGATCACAATGCGCATGCGTCTTTGTCCTCGTCAGGACGCGCATCATACAAACCCGGCCGGTTCAAGCCAATCCCGAATGCCGCCACGCCGTGGCGGGGTCCGGCTGGGCGGAGGAAAGCATGAGCGGAAGAAAATCGGCGGCGGAGTGGCTGAAATCGATCCTGCGGCGAGTATTCGGCGGCGGCGACGAGCACTGGGTGCGCCACGTCATGAACCAGACGACAGCAAAATGGATCGGCGAACTCGACACGCCCTCTATGGACGTCCTGGAGATATCCGGGCGGGGCTGGCGCAAGCTTCCCTGCAAGAGTTACCGTTCCGCAGACTATCCCGAGTTCGACGTCTGCGAGGGGATCCTGCCCGAGCGCTTTGACCTGATCATCTCGGAGCAGGTCTTCGAGCACCTGCGCTACCCGTACCGGGCCGGCCGCCACGTGTACCAGATGCTCAAACCCGGCGGGTACTTCCTCATCACGACCCCCTTCCTCATCAAGATCCACGAATGCCCGATCGACTGCACGCGCTGGACGGAAACGGGGATGAAGTACTTCCTGGAGGAATGCGGGTTCGACCTGGCCGCGATCCGCACCGGGAGCTGGGGCAACAAGCGATGCGTCCTGGCGAACTTCCGGAAGTTCTGGGGGTACTGGGGTGTTCTGCATTCCCTGCGCAACGATCCGTCCTTCCCGGCCAGCGTGTGGGCGCTGGCGCGCAAGCAGGAATGACCCGGATTCGTCCACGGTTTTTTCAACCCGCCCCCGGCCTTTCCCGGGGAGGGGAGATGAGTAAGTCCCCTCCTCCGGAGGGGATATAGGGGTGGGTGGATTGAACGCTGTTTCGAAGCGACCCACCCCCGGCCCCTCCCGGGGAGGGGAGAGGAGTAAGCTCCCTCCTCCGGAAGGGATATGGGGGTGGGTGGATGGATGGCTGTTTCATGGGTATAGCCGGCGGCCCCCTTCATGACCGTCTCTTTTCTCGTTCCCGACATTTCCGGCCCCGTGCTCGGGCCGGTCACTGTCCTGGCCCGCACGCTGCAGCGGCACCTGCCGGTACAGATCGTCGGGCCGGACTTCGGGCATGGCGTCTGTCCGATGTACCGCGGGGCGTTCGACTACACGGTCGTGCCGGCGCCGCGCCTGTACCGCCTGCCCGATTTCCTGTGGGAGTCCCGCCGGCTGGGCGCCGCGCTGACGGGCGACGTGATCGTCGCCGTGAAGGCCTTCGCCGATACCGTGCCCGTGGCCCTGCGGGAAAAACGGCGGCGCGGGGCGAAGGTGGTCGTGTATCTCGACGAGTGGGACGGCGCGCTATTCTACCAGTTGCCGAAGGCCGCGCGCTGGAAATCCGTGCTGCGCAACCTGCGGTTTCCGCTCGAGGAGCCCTG contains:
- a CDS encoding glycosyltransferase family 4 protein, which translates into the protein MEWAGQKRVAAIAFRPEAFSARSGLLPLAEALGIRAIVHDVAWQRWARRSWTLGHGLRRAGQWYYGSEWNALVPLLDEWRLARELRRGGADAAHFLFAEFAGPRRGGVFRRRGLRTIGTFHCSVRRADRVLAGRRGDFSAFDWVTVVARCQEPYFLEAGVPRERLRVTPHGVDARYFSPGPRGGGAGRPIRALLVGGTERDHEFARSVMAALSPDTLRLFIAVPPECQAGYRDSPGVEILPRMADDDLRRAYREADLLFMPMLDSTANNVLLEAMACGTPVMTNRVGGIPEYVDPACNVLMPGKDVDQWAGRLEALADDPAGLAVMRPAVRAWAERFDWPSLAGHYVRLYQDVLGAG
- a CDS encoding endonuclease domain-containing protein, whose amino-acid sequence is MRRIIPYNPKLKERARQLRRNMTLAEIKLWKALKSGQMLGHDFDRQRPLGDYIVDFFCKDLCLAIEVDGCSHDCKEREDDRRQHALEALGVRFLRFWDSEVKNDLVGVLQSIEEWILAHGGQRQRAHPRPLPGRGGEEVPSTGGDIGVG
- a CDS encoding glycosyltransferase; translation: MSSHSTTTPLVSVVMPVYNGAATIRESIESVLAQTCADFEFIIVDDASTDASVEVIQAFSGRVKLVRRSTNSGICEVARSEGLALARGRYMALIDQDDLWAPAKLERQVAFMEAHPELPLSHTAAWVIDGEGRREGVRHEGAIPPTGPCARELLHHCFITVSTIMVRGRVWLDAGDAKALKAANSDYPYYFAILRTYPAGFGFLSEPLASYRRWPQGMSRGRWKWTPEDVPALLDLERSGLWEGLVSRREMRGAIARACRINAEHHYHQGAAGRVGYFAVQGWRHRPFDLRFPAWVARAVLKRMTLNPEP
- a CDS encoding FAD-dependent oxidoreductase; translated protein: MSNQSDILILGGGPTGLGASLRLEEKGLDWRLLEAEPRFGGLASSWVDEQGFTWDLGGHVQFSHYETFDRYMDLALGPDGWYSHERESWVWMQNRFIPYPFQNNLHRLDPADREACVEGLRKAAREERSGFGVQDSGFRPPPSSFRDWILTTFGEGIARLFLLPYNFKVWATPPEQMDYHWIGERVAVPDLKAVMRSIETGQDQVSWGPNRTFRFPKYGGTGAVWEALGRRLPPERVTLGARVAALDPDLRQVTTADGRVWSYERLISTLPLNRLVRMAPGVAEAAAADRLVFSGTHVVGVGMTGNVPEHLRTKCWMYFPEPHNPYYRVTVFTNYSPNNAPRPGEQWSLMTETSESATKPVRRETLVEDTLRALVEDGLLPDRTAIVSTAHRYLPQAYPTPFLGRDAVADPLLRAFEARGIYSRGRFGAWKYEVANQDHCFAQGYECVERLAADGGAEYEPTLFTPDVVNNRRNP
- a CDS encoding FAD-dependent oxidoreductase, producing MRIVIIGAGPCGLGAAHRLLEKGHGDFAVYERRPYVGGLAASFRDARGFTWDFAVHVAHSHYHYIDRLMAGLLPDGFYHHERRSWVREYQTFIPYPFQYNIRHLPAAARDECLAGLRELNTEHRTLNTSAPNNFEDWILAGFGRGIAKHFMIPYNRKIWSTEPRDMGYQWIGDRVPTLDLARVERNIAEGRDDVSWGPNHTFQFPKEGGTGAIWNALAARIPADRLHLSRGLVRLDPDRQLAFFEDGTEERYDALISTMPLVRLAGLVGDAALARRARQLRHTHVHVVGAAPSFPIPDSLRDKTWIYVPEEQHAFYRVTPFSIFSPAHVPDPTRTCSFLCEISHPGDAPMNYPDPAPATLRGLRESGLLEADPATAHLFHMREEFGYPVPTLDRDAILDDVLPALEQRNLYSRGRFGGWKYEAANMDHSVMQGVEVVDRLLEGVPEVTLPTPNVVNAGKR
- a CDS encoding methyltransferase domain-containing protein, encoding MSGRKSAAEWLKSILRRVFGGGDEHWVRHVMNQTTAKWIGELDTPSMDVLEISGRGWRKLPCKSYRSADYPEFDVCEGILPERFDLIISEQVFEHLRYPYRAGRHVYQMLKPGGYFLITTPFLIKIHECPIDCTRWTETGMKYFLEECGFDLAAIRTGSWGNKRCVLANFRKFWGYWGVLHSLRNDPSFPASVWALARKQE